One window from the genome of Myxococcota bacterium encodes:
- a CDS encoding FAD:protein FMN transferase, which produces MSAPGLEPYRHVWRAMGSPCELALCARSEPHARDVAKQAAAEVERLEALYSRYRESSLLSEINRTAARGGSISVDPETASLLAYADACHRESGGLFDVTSGILRRAWRFQGQDALPEPGQVQALLERVGWQRVSWKTPVLSFPCAGMELDLGGVVKEYAVDRVSALCRELGAGGGLVNLGGDVGAIGPRPDGGPWHVGIRHPRRPGELVSRVALERGALASSGDYERCVLIGGVRYGHILSPRTGWPVRRMAAVSVAAELCVVAGSAATIAMLKEDAGPAWLARLGLPHLWSDVEGEVGGPLSASPGR; this is translated from the coding sequence GTGAGCGCGCCCGGCCTCGAGCCCTACCGCCACGTCTGGCGCGCGATGGGCTCGCCCTGCGAGCTCGCGCTGTGCGCGCGCTCCGAGCCGCACGCGCGCGACGTCGCGAAGCAGGCCGCGGCCGAGGTCGAGAGACTCGAGGCGCTCTACTCGCGCTACCGCGAGTCGAGTCTCCTGTCCGAGATCAACCGCACCGCGGCGCGCGGGGGTAGCATCTCCGTCGACCCCGAGACCGCGAGCCTCCTCGCCTATGCCGACGCGTGTCACCGCGAGAGCGGCGGCCTGTTCGACGTGACCTCGGGCATCCTGCGCCGCGCCTGGCGTTTCCAGGGCCAGGACGCGCTGCCCGAGCCGGGGCAGGTGCAGGCGCTGCTCGAGAGAGTGGGCTGGCAGCGCGTCTCGTGGAAGACCCCCGTGCTGTCCTTCCCCTGCGCGGGCATGGAGCTCGACCTCGGCGGCGTGGTGAAGGAGTATGCGGTCGACCGAGTGAGTGCGCTGTGCCGCGAGCTCGGAGCCGGCGGCGGACTCGTGAACCTCGGCGGGGACGTCGGCGCGATCGGCCCCCGGCCCGACGGCGGGCCGTGGCACGTCGGCATCCGCCACCCCCGTCGCCCGGGCGAGCTGGTCTCGCGCGTCGCGCTGGAGCGGGGCGCGCTGGCGAGCAGCGGAGACTACGAGCGCTGCGTCCTGATCGGCGGCGTGCGCTACGGGCACATCCTGTCGCCGCGCACCGGCTGGCCCGTGCGGCGGATGGCGGCCGTGAGCGTCGCGGCCGAGCTGTGTGTCGTCGCGGGCAGCGCGGCGACGATCGCGATGCTGAAGGAGGACGCCGGCCCGGCGTGGCTCGCGCGGCTCGGCCTTCCGCACCTCTGGAGCGACGTCGAAGGGGAGGTCGGAGGCCCGCTCTCCGCCTCGCCAGGGCGTTGA